A single region of the Bacteroides intestinalis DSM 17393 genome encodes:
- a CDS encoding DUF2027 domain-containing protein: protein MKIGDKVRFLNEIGGGIVKGFRGKDIVLVEDADGFDIPMPMRECVVIDTDDYNMTRPVPKATPKKAEEKPVRSSISHSVQEESEMQRLSKPQVSVYRQPEMRGGDILNVFLAFVPEDIKAVSTTPFESYLVNDSNYYLYYTYLCAEGKAWNVRSNGIVEPNTKLLLEEFEKVELNDREHVAVQFIAFKEDRSFALKPAVSVELRIDTVKFYKLHTFQESEFFETPALIYDIVKDDVPTKQVYVSAEDLQSALLQKKTEDKPKSQPIVKRSGQNGIIEIDLHIGELLDDIKGMSNSEILNYQLDKFREVLEQYKNKREQRIVFIHGKGDGVLRKALLEELKRKYPNFRHQDASFQEYGFGATMVTIK from the coding sequence ATGAAAATTGGTGATAAAGTACGCTTCCTCAATGAAATCGGCGGAGGAATCGTGAAAGGATTCAGGGGGAAGGATATTGTATTGGTGGAAGATGCTGATGGCTTTGATATTCCGATGCCCATGCGTGAGTGCGTAGTAATTGATACGGATGATTATAATATGACCCGGCCGGTGCCGAAAGCAACTCCGAAGAAAGCGGAGGAGAAGCCGGTACGTTCTTCTATTTCTCACTCGGTTCAGGAAGAAAGTGAGATGCAGCGCTTGTCCAAACCGCAGGTATCTGTTTACCGTCAGCCAGAAATGCGTGGTGGAGATATTCTGAATGTTTTTCTGGCTTTTGTACCGGAAGATATTAAGGCTGTTAGCACTACTCCTTTCGAATCTTATCTGGTGAATGATAGTAATTACTATCTGTATTACACTTACCTCTGTGCAGAAGGAAAAGCATGGAATGTCCGTTCCAATGGAATAGTAGAGCCGAATACGAAGTTGCTGCTGGAGGAATTTGAGAAGGTGGAGCTGAATGACCGTGAACATGTTGCAGTACAGTTCATCGCTTTTAAAGAGGATCGCTCTTTTGCTTTGAAGCCGGCAGTCAGTGTAGAACTTCGCATAGATACGGTGAAGTTTTATAAGCTACACACGTTCCAGGAATCAGAATTCTTTGAGACCCCTGCACTGATTTATGATATAGTGAAAGATGATGTTCCTACCAAACAAGTGTATGTATCAGCTGAAGATTTACAGTCTGCTTTGCTGCAAAAGAAAACTGAAGATAAACCAAAGTCTCAGCCAATTGTGAAGCGCAGTGGACAAAATGGTATCATCGAGATCGATTTACATATCGGAGAACTGCTGGACGATATTAAAGGAATGAGTAACAGCGAAATATTGAATTACCAGCTGGACAAATTCCGGGAAGTTCTGGAACAATATAAGAATAAACGTGAACAGCGCATTGTTTTTATTCACGGTAAAGGTGACGGTGTGTTGCGCAAAGCATTGCTGGAAGAACTGAAACGTAAATATCCGAATTTCCGGCATCAGGATGCTTCTTTCCAGGAATATGGTTTCGGAGCGACGATGGTGACGATAAAATAG
- a CDS encoding DUF5723 family protein produces MRKLLLLGICISFLLPTAMQAQYMRSSYFMDGSSTRMQLNPAAQPKRGYINLPVIGSLTAEVSSNSLGIQDVIDVFDSDGEFYNNDKFYNRLKGMNELNINLNTDVISFGFYRGKGFWSFNVGARVDVDATIPKTMFEYLRATDAEDFTWGSGRTFNIQNEKLRLNSYIEVGAGYSRAINDRLTIGGKAKLLLGAGNLNLKINQLYMSGKETGLDSEFQLKSDAYLEASAKGLDLEEENGYITDLDYNNFGISGYGAGLDLGASYQVMKNLTFSAAILDLGFISWGKSSTQIAESNKDIAIDKDNYSESTDVLDFELYGLQKKENKSRTTSLSPTMVLGGEYGFLNNKLGVGLLSTTRFGQLKTYSELTLSANYRPNTLINATLSYSMLQGGETFGFAFKVGPLMLGTDYMFFGNNSKHVNAFIGLSIPLGKRKI; encoded by the coding sequence ATGAGAAAGCTTTTACTTCTGGGGATTTGCATCTCTTTTCTTCTCCCCACAGCCATGCAAGCGCAGTATATGCGCTCATCTTACTTTATGGACGGTAGCAGTACCCGTATGCAACTAAACCCCGCAGCGCAACCAAAGCGTGGCTATATCAATCTACCCGTTATCGGGTCATTGACCGCCGAGGTATCCTCTAACTCTTTGGGTATCCAGGATGTTATTGACGTCTTTGACTCCGACGGAGAGTTTTACAACAATGATAAGTTCTACAACCGCCTGAAAGGAATGAATGAGCTGAACATCAATCTTAATACGGATGTCATCTCTTTCGGATTCTATAGAGGCAAGGGATTCTGGTCATTCAATGTAGGAGCACGTGTAGATGTGGATGCAACTATTCCTAAAACCATGTTCGAATATCTGCGTGCTACAGATGCGGAAGATTTTACTTGGGGAAGCGGTAGAACCTTTAATATTCAGAATGAAAAACTGCGCCTGAACTCTTATATAGAAGTTGGAGCAGGCTATTCACGTGCCATAAACGACCGTCTGACTATAGGTGGTAAAGCCAAACTATTGTTAGGTGCCGGAAATTTGAATCTGAAGATCAACCAACTTTATATGTCTGGTAAAGAAACAGGATTAGACTCCGAATTCCAACTAAAATCAGATGCTTATCTGGAAGCTTCTGCTAAAGGTCTGGACTTGGAAGAAGAAAATGGATACATCACAGATCTGGACTACAATAATTTCGGTATCAGTGGATACGGAGCAGGCTTAGATCTGGGAGCAAGCTATCAAGTGATGAAGAACCTTACGTTCTCTGCTGCCATCCTCGACTTAGGTTTTATCTCTTGGGGTAAATCAAGCACCCAGATAGCCGAATCAAACAAAGATATCGCTATTGATAAAGATAATTACAGTGAATCTACTGATGTACTGGACTTTGAATTATACGGTTTGCAGAAGAAGGAGAATAAATCCCGCACCACTTCTTTATCCCCGACTATGGTTTTAGGAGGAGAATACGGATTCCTGAATAATAAACTGGGAGTAGGATTATTATCAACTACCCGCTTCGGACAGCTAAAGACATATTCCGAATTGACTTTATCCGCCAATTATCGTCCGAACACTTTAATCAACGCTACATTAAGTTACTCCATGCTTCAAGGTGGTGAAACATTCGGCTTTGCTTTCAAGGTAGGTCCTTTGATGCTGGGTACTGACTATATGTTCTTCGGAAATAATTCCAAACATGTAAATGCTTTCATCGGACTTTCTATTCCTTTGGGAAAGAGGAAGATATAA
- a CDS encoding ADP-ribosylglycohydrolase family protein: protein MNEETQKDRIRGSLIGGAIGDALGYPVEFIDSYAGIQRRYGDAGITRLDVRQWWKNEDSSTGKAWVSDDTQMTLFTACGILNAKEKGSAPIPSICEAYIEWYYTQLGKKSKRFNECWIGDIPELNQRRAPGNTCLTALSDIIAGKAPHNNSKGCGGVMRIAPIPLYGLGQRISDINTLDYLAADAAKLTHQHPLGFIPAAFTAHVIYRLASDKNPEKEIFKNYIREGLESVQRMFTNHTEEVEKFVSLVKKAILLSDISIDNVHAIENELGGGWIAEETVAIAIYCTLSYFDNFERAMIAAVNHAGDSDSTGAVTGNLLGAAIGYNAIPQFYKNDLELHDVILHVADDLYLGKTTLQ from the coding sequence ATGAATGAAGAAACACAAAAGGACAGAATACGTGGTTCATTAATAGGTGGAGCCATAGGTGACGCTTTAGGATATCCTGTAGAATTTATAGATTCGTATGCAGGTATTCAAAGAAGATATGGAGATGCAGGAATTACCCGTCTCGACGTCAGACAATGGTGGAAGAACGAAGATAGTTCTACTGGAAAAGCTTGGGTTTCTGATGACACACAGATGACGTTGTTTACAGCCTGTGGCATATTGAATGCAAAAGAAAAAGGGAGTGCTCCCATACCCAGTATTTGTGAAGCTTATATAGAATGGTATTATACTCAATTAGGTAAGAAAAGTAAGCGTTTCAATGAATGCTGGATCGGCGATATTCCGGAATTAAATCAGCGCAGAGCACCCGGAAACACCTGTCTCACTGCTCTTTCAGATATCATTGCGGGAAAAGCGCCCCATAATAACAGTAAGGGATGTGGTGGAGTTATGCGCATAGCACCCATACCTTTATATGGACTGGGCCAACGAATATCGGATATAAATACTCTTGATTACCTTGCAGCAGATGCGGCAAAGCTTACTCATCAGCATCCATTAGGCTTTATCCCAGCAGCCTTTACAGCTCACGTCATTTATCGTTTAGCAAGTGATAAAAATCCGGAGAAAGAAATATTCAAAAACTATATCAGAGAAGGATTGGAATCCGTACAACGGATGTTTACCAACCATACTGAAGAAGTTGAAAAATTTGTTTCATTGGTAAAGAAAGCCATTCTTTTATCTGATATTTCAATCGATAATGTACACGCCATCGAAAATGAATTAGGGGGTGGCTGGATAGCCGAAGAAACTGTTGCTATAGCCATCTACTGTACTTTATCCTATTTTGATAACTTCGAAAGAGCAATGATTGCAGCTGTAAATCATGCAGGTGACAGTGATTCTACAGGTGCTGTGACTGGTAACTTGTTAGGTGCTGCCATCGGTTATAATGCAATACCTCAATTCTACAAAAACGACTTGGAACTGCATGATGTGATACTACATGTCGCGGATGATTTGTATCTCGGTAAAACAACACTTCAATAA